The window GACCTGCACGAATGGCGTAACGATCTGGGCGCTGTCTCCTCCGCAAGCTCGGCGAAATTGGAGTCTCGGTGAGGATACCGAGTACCCGCGACAGGACAAAAAGACCCCGTGCACCTTTACTACATCCTGTCATTGGATCTTGGCACTGCATGTGTAGCATAGGTGGGAGACGTCGATCCGGGAGCGCCAGTTTTCGGGGAGTCATCGGTGAAATACCACCCTTGTGATGTTGAGTTTCTAACCCAGGCGAGTGAATCCTCGTCGGGGACAGTGGCAGGTGGGTAGTTTGACTGGGGCGGTCGCCTCCCAAAAAGTAACGGAGGCGCGCAAAGGTTCCCTCAGTGCGGTCGGCAATCGCACGAAGAGCGCAAAGGCATAAGGGAGCTTGACTGCGAGATCGACGGATCGAGCAGGTACGAAAGTAGGTCTTAGTGATCCGGCGGTTCCGAATGGAAGGGCCGTCGCTCAACGGATAAAAGGTACGCCGGGGATAACAGGCTTATCGCNNNNNNNNNNNNNNNNNNNNNNNNNNNNNNNNNNNNNNNNNNNNNNNNNNNNNNNNNNNNNNNNNNNNNNNNNNNNNNNCGCCCGTTAAAGCGGTACATGAGCTGGGTTCAGAACGTCGTGAGACAGTTCGGTCTGTATCCGTCGTGGGCGTTGGAGTATTGAGGAGAGCCTTCCCTAGTACGAGAGGACCGGGAAGGACTGACCACTAGTGTACCGGTTGTCGCGCCAGCGGCATGGCCGGGTAGCTACGTCGGGACGGGATAACCGCTGAAAGCATCTAAGCGGGAAGCCCCCTTCGAGATTAATACTCCCGTGGGTCTTCGGACCCAGCGAAGGGCCGTACGAGACGAGTACGTCGATAGGCGGCAGGTCGAAGCGTGGCGACACGTGAAGCCGAGCCGTACTAATCGCCCGATAGACTTGACCGGCGCCGCCGTTCACACCAACAGCCGTCACCTTGCGTGGCTCTCGTCAACACTCTCAACCTCGATCTGCCTACGACGACGCGGCCTCGCGCCGACGTTGCCTGGGCATTCGAAAAGGTCGGCGACAATAGCGTAGAGGACACACACGTTCCCATCTCGAACACGCCCGTTAAGCTCTACAGCGCGGATGGTACTGCCGGGGCCGCCCGGTGGGAGAGTACGTCGTCGCCGACCCCCTTTTCTTGAAGGCCCGCTGCGGTTGACCATCGACCGAGGCGGGCCTTTTGCGATCGAGCTTACCTGCCGGACCCAGGGCTTCACCTGTTAGATTCCGGTCATGACCCCGGATTCGACAATGGCATCGCCCGGACGCGACCGATCGCGGCGTGGACTCAGGGACGGCCGACGATGGCTCGAACCCCTGCGGAAGCGGCGTCGGTACGCGTCCGGCGGCAACCGGCGGCGGACGATCTCCGTCGCGACAGGGTGCGCGATCCGCGCTCTCGTCGTCGCGTGCGTTCTTTCGGTCTGCCCTTTCGGATCGGTTCCGCTCACCGGTCAGGAGGAGGCACCCGACGTTCCCGAAGGTGCGCTTTTTCTCCTTCTGCCCGTTGGCGCGCGGGCGATCTCGCTCGGCCGAGCCATGACCGCGATGGAAGGGCGAGAGGCGGTTTTTTGGAATCCCGCCGGCCTGCGTGCGCAAGACGGCACCGAGATCGTGTTCTATCGGGGCGACAATGTGGCGGGGGAGGGCACCACGGTGTCTTTGGTCAGGTCCCAGGAGAACTGGTTGCAACTCGGATTTTCCTACCATCTGAACGACGTCGGCGATCAGGACTTGACCGACGAGCGCGGAAACCACATAGGCAGACTCAGCACCCGGAACCATCTCGGAATCGCCACGGTTGCGGGCAGGCTCGGCCGTCTGGCCGTAGGAGCCAACCTCAAGGTGGTTCGTTTCCAGATCGAATGCCGCGGCGCCTCGTGTCCGGATGTGGGCAGCTCCTCGAGCAGCTTCGCCGTCGACCTGGGTGTCAGCGGTACCCCGGTCCGGTCGCTCCGGCTCGCGGCGATGGTCGCGCACGTGGGCGGCAATCGGCGGGTGGGAGAGACCGAGGAGCGCGAACGGCTTCCGGGCAGGCTCCGCGTCGCCGCCGCTCTCGACGTGACCGGACTGTTTGACGCCGAAGACGCCGTGACCGGGGTGCTGGCCGTCGAGCTTCAGGAGAGACTGGCGGACCTTGGGAACGCCGAACTCTACGTCGGAAGCGAGGTGGCTGTCGGTCGCGAAGACGCACTTGCGATCCGGGCGGGGTACGTGATAGGGGATCAGGCGCGCGCGGGAGCGCGGGTCGGCCTCGGACTGAGCTATGACCGGGTCGATCTCTCGATCGCGAAATCTCTGGCGACTTCGGCGGTACGGATCGGAACCGAGCCGGTTCACGTTACCTTCTCCGTCGGTTTCTGAAGGCCCCGCGCCGGCCCCCGACCGTTACGGAATCTCCGGGTCGGTCTTCCACCACGCGACACCAAGGACAAGGCACAAGGACATGATGGACAAGGAAGGTACGCACACGCTCTCCGAACTGCGCGAGCGCGTTTCGGCGCTCAGGAGGCATCTTTGACCTCGACAAGCTCGAAGCGGAGCTCGCCGCTCTCCGCGAGGAAATGTCGAGGTCGGGTTTCTGGGACGATCGGCGGCACGCCCGCGACGTAACCCGAGAGGCGAGCTCGCTCTCGGAGTGGATCGATCCCTGGCACGAGCTCGACGAGGCGGTCGGCGATCTGGAGGAGCTGGACGAACTTCTGGGCGAGGAGGAGGACGAGGAGCTGTCCGCCGAGCTCGAAGAGGGGCTGTCCGCGCAGTCGCGTGTCGTTTCCGAGCTAGAGCTTCGCAACATGCTCCGAGGTCCCGACGACCACCGCGACGCCATCGTGACCATCAATCCAGGCGCCGGCGGTCTCGAGTCTCAGGACTGGGCCGAGATGCTCATGCGCACCTACACGCGCTGGGCCGAGCGTCGCGGCTACGAGGTGGAACCCCTCGACGTCCAATCCGCAGACGAAGGGGGTATCAAGAGCGCAAGCCTGGAAATCGCCGGCGCCGGCGCTTACGGCTTCCTCCGGGCCGAGGCCGGCGTCCACCGGTTGGTGCGGATCTCGCCTTTCGACGCCCAATCCCGGCGTCACACCTCGTTCGCTAGCGTATTCGTCTATCCCGAGGTCGATGACAGCATCAGGGTCGACATCGACGAGCGCGATCTGCGCATCGACACCTACCGGGCTTCAGGAGCGGGAGGACAGCACGTGAACAAGACCGATTCCGCAGTGAGGATCACCCACGAACCGACGGGCATCGTCGTGGCCTGCCAGCAGGAAAGGTCCCAGCACAAGAACA is drawn from Gemmatimonadota bacterium and contains these coding sequences:
- the prfB gene encoding peptide chain release factor 2 (programmed frameshift); this translates as MDKEGTHTLSELRERVSALRGIFDLDKLEAELAALREEMSRSGFWDDRRHARDVTREASSLSEWIDPWHELDEAVGDLEELDELLGEEEDEELSAELEEGLSAQSRVVSELELRNMLRGPDDHRDAIVTINPGAGGLESQDWAEMLMRTYTRWAERRGYEVEPLDVQSADEGGIKSASLEIAGAGAYGFLRAEAGVHRLVRISPFDAQSRRHTSFASVFVYPEVDDSIRVDIDERDLRIDTYRASGAGGQHVNKTDSAVRITHEPTGIVVACQQERSQHKNKATAMKMLRAALYQHAVQAQEKERAALEAEKTDIGWGSQIRSYVFHPYTMVNDHRTGLKVPDVHGVLDGDLDRLIEAYLKTAGREASRG